A single Thermosynechococcus vestitus BP-1 DNA region contains:
- a CDS encoding ABC transporter permease: MVSLARKNLLEDFSRFLVAQLGITFAVSLVTIQTGLLEGFSRSATLLMNKSEADFWIASSELRYFGLTLPIEYQVVLDAQAVEGVAAAEPLLMQSAIWRRSETEAIDPVQVVGVEPTGTLLPLPTVAGAPLRKLEEPYSVTVDRIDLNALSLTALGEKGRVNNYPATVIGWTRGVKSIVSSPYVFTSLETANLYLNFPRFNTSEPVPEFLPLVSPSTRITYVMVKAKPGEDLAKVQERLRAAFPNFRSDRGGFPCRRPYP; encoded by the coding sequence ATGGTCTCCCTTGCTCGGAAAAATCTTTTAGAAGATTTTAGTCGCTTCCTCGTTGCTCAACTGGGCATCACATTTGCTGTGAGTCTCGTCACCATTCAAACGGGACTCCTTGAGGGATTCAGTCGCTCCGCCACTCTCTTGATGAACAAAAGCGAAGCGGATTTCTGGATTGCCTCGAGTGAGTTGCGTTATTTTGGCCTGACATTGCCCATTGAGTATCAAGTTGTCCTTGATGCCCAAGCAGTTGAAGGGGTTGCGGCGGCAGAACCACTCCTGATGCAGTCAGCCATATGGCGGCGTTCAGAGACCGAGGCGATCGATCCAGTGCAAGTGGTGGGTGTTGAACCGACAGGAACCTTGCTGCCTTTGCCGACAGTTGCTGGTGCACCCCTGAGGAAGCTAGAGGAACCCTACAGCGTCACTGTGGATCGCATTGACCTCAATGCCCTTTCCCTCACAGCTTTGGGGGAGAAAGGTCGTGTGAATAACTACCCAGCAACGGTCATTGGCTGGACGCGCGGTGTTAAATCAATTGTCTCTAGCCCCTATGTTTTTACCTCGCTGGAAACTGCGAACCTTTACTTGAACTTCCCACGGTTTAATACCAGTGAACCGGTACCCGAATTTTTGCCCTTGGTGTCCCCCAGTACCCGCATCACCTATGTCATGGTTAAAGCAAAGCCGGGAGAGGATTTAGCAAAGGTGCAGGAGCGATTGCGGGCAGCGTTTCCCAACTTTAGGAGCGATCGTGGCGGGTTCCCTTGCCGTCGCCCTTACCCGTGA
- a CDS encoding DUF3086 domain-containing protein: MTDDPTVTDASDPTSEDLVTLKAQRDALKAEIQALDAQFHRLVHDRLKSLEERQQSLQLTIEQLERRKERIEQELRRNFVGASQELAIRVQGFKEFLVKSMQELAATVEEMELLPPAPAVAETAPSPAETAATPPKLILDEGFQEEADRIRRLLEQYRSSPNYYGPPWQLRRTFEQVHAERVESWFFDLGGRGALRSLPSRLQNILVASAIISILRDFYGEMLRVLVLADSPERLGDWRRGLQDCLGITRQDFGPDQGVALFESADALAFRADRLEQEDYIPLILIDDSQPQVSLSLLQYPLLLGFAPEPQLRPSRSSDFFE; this comes from the coding sequence ATGACGGATGACCCTACAGTGACTGATGCCTCTGACCCCACCTCAGAGGACCTAGTGACTCTGAAAGCCCAGCGCGATGCCCTCAAAGCTGAAATTCAAGCCCTCGATGCGCAGTTTCATCGTCTGGTCCACGATCGCCTCAAGTCCCTTGAAGAGCGACAGCAAAGTCTGCAACTGACCATTGAACAACTGGAGCGGCGCAAGGAACGCATTGAACAGGAGCTACGCCGTAATTTTGTGGGTGCCTCCCAAGAGCTCGCGATTCGGGTGCAGGGGTTTAAGGAGTTTCTAGTGAAGAGCATGCAGGAGTTGGCCGCCACCGTTGAGGAAATGGAATTGCTGCCTCCGGCACCCGCTGTAGCGGAAACTGCCCCTAGCCCAGCAGAAACGGCCGCCACACCCCCTAAGTTAATTCTTGATGAGGGATTTCAAGAGGAAGCGGATCGCATCCGCCGTTTGCTAGAGCAATATCGGAGTAGTCCCAACTACTATGGCCCCCCTTGGCAGTTGCGACGCACGTTTGAGCAAGTTCACGCTGAGCGGGTTGAAAGTTGGTTCTTTGATCTTGGGGGACGGGGTGCTCTGCGATCGCTCCCAAGTCGGTTGCAAAATATCCTTGTTGCCTCGGCAATCATCTCGATCCTACGGGACTTCTATGGGGAGATGTTGCGGGTTTTGGTTTTGGCTGATTCCCCTGAGCGCTTGGGAGACTGGCGACGTGGCCTTCAGGACTGCTTGGGAATCACTCGCCAAGATTTTGGCCCCGATCAAGGGGTTGCCCTATTTGAATCCGCCGATGCCCTCGCCTTTCGCGCTGATCGCCTCGAGCAGGAGGACTACATCCCCCTGATTCTCATTGATGATTCCCAACCCCAAGTCAGCCTTTCGCTGCTGCAATATCCCTTGCTCTTGGGTTTTGCCCCTGAACCCCAGTTGCGTCCTAGCCGTAGTTCTGATTTCTTTGAGTAG
- a CDS encoding RNA-guided endonuclease InsQ/TnpB family protein, which yields MKARYRYRFYPTDQQRQRLAQLFGCVRVVWNDALAICKQSDSLPKTSELQKLVITQAKKTPERQWLSDVSNVPLQQSVADLGVAYKNFFDAIKGRRKGKKINPPRFKKKTERQSARFTTYGFSIKGEEVYLAKIGNVRPIWSRKLPSKPSSVTVIKDNANRYFLSFVVEIDPVDQPASNPSIGIDLGIKAFATLSTGQKIDGPDYSKLDKKIRRKQRKLARQVKGSKRREKTRLQIAKLHSRISDIRRDFLHKLSTRVVIENQVIALEDLNVSGMVKNRKLARAISLQGWREFRVLVEAKCNKLNREFIVIDRWEPTSQTCSTCGFKWGKVDLSVRSVVCLNCGTEHDRDENAARNIEKVGIGHCHDYKWTQRESKTTSVASPDEASRIIAL from the coding sequence ATGAAAGCTAGATATAGGTATCGTTTCTATCCCACAGACCAACAACGACAACGCCTAGCTCAGTTGTTTGGGTGTGTCCGTGTGGTATGGAACGACGCACTGGCAATTTGTAAACAATCTGATTCATTGCCAAAAACTAGTGAATTGCAAAAGCTGGTAATTACCCAAGCGAAGAAAACACCAGAGCGGCAATGGTTGTCTGATGTTTCTAATGTCCCGTTACAGCAGTCTGTTGCCGATTTAGGAGTTGCCTATAAAAACTTCTTCGATGCAATTAAAGGTAGACGAAAAGGCAAGAAGATCAACCCTCCTAGATTTAAAAAGAAGACAGAAAGACAATCGGCCAGATTTACTACCTATGGATTTTCAATTAAAGGCGAAGAAGTTTATCTGGCGAAGATTGGTAATGTCAGACCAATTTGGTCAAGAAAGCTTCCTTCTAAACCAAGCTCAGTTACGGTGATTAAAGATAATGCAAATCGATATTTTCTCAGTTTTGTGGTCGAGATCGATCCAGTTGATCAACCTGCAAGTAATCCTTCTATCGGCATTGATTTGGGAATTAAAGCGTTTGCTACTTTAAGTACGGGCCAAAAGATTGATGGCCCTGATTATTCGAAGCTAGACAAAAAGATCAGGCGAAAACAACGCAAACTGGCCCGTCAAGTTAAAGGAAGCAAACGGCGGGAGAAAACAAGACTGCAAATCGCTAAGCTTCATAGTCGGATTTCAGACATTCGCAGGGATTTCTTGCATAAATTGTCTACCCGCGTGGTTATCGAGAACCAAGTAATCGCGCTGGAAGACTTGAATGTCTCTGGAATGGTGAAGAACCGCAAACTCGCTAGAGCAATTAGCTTGCAAGGTTGGCGAGAATTCAGGGTTTTAGTTGAGGCTAAGTGCAACAAACTAAACCGTGAGTTCATTGTCATTGACCGATGGGAGCCAACCAGTCAGACTTGCTCAACATGCGGTTTTAAATGGGGCAAAGTCGATCTATCCGTTCGCTCGGTCGTATGTCTAAATTGTGGTACAGAGCACGATAGAGACGAAAATGCCGCAAGAAACATAGAAAAAGTCGGGATAGGGCATTGCCACGACTATAAATGGACGCAGAGGGAGAGTAAGACTACTTCGGTAGCATCACCCGATGAAGCGTCAAGAATCATCGCACTTTAG
- a CDS encoding DUF3119 family protein, with translation MQETSLATVRLQPSFAVPLGVLLLSGPLWWLRWWLGLPLSLFALFLAVQAATLRLEFTATALDIYRGSQQIRHFPYPQWQHWEVFWPAFPVLLYFREVKNIHFLPILFDAKTLVQCLQERCPRTAFISTVRNDG, from the coding sequence ATGCAAGAAACCTCCTTGGCCACTGTTCGCCTTCAACCTTCATTTGCCGTCCCTCTCGGTGTGCTGTTGTTGAGTGGGCCCCTGTGGTGGCTGCGTTGGTGGTTGGGGTTGCCCCTTTCACTCTTTGCCCTATTTTTGGCCGTACAGGCGGCAACGCTACGCTTGGAGTTTACGGCAACCGCTCTCGATATCTACCGGGGTAGCCAACAAATTCGGCACTTTCCCTATCCGCAATGGCAGCACTGGGAGGTCTTTTGGCCGGCCTTTCCTGTTCTCTTGTATTTTCGGGAGGTCAAGAATATCCACTTTCTGCCGATTCTGTTCGACGCCAAAACTTTAGTACAATGCCTCCAAGAACGCTGCCCACGCACAGCCTTTATTTCCACGGTTCGCAATGACGGATGA
- a CDS encoding IS481-like element ISTel1 family transposase: MPRIHANARTTPRIRREIQQAPASISHRELARRYGIHRHTVAKWRKRASVEDKSTRPHRLQTTLTEAQELVIVEVRKLLLLPLDDLLVLARTFLNPNLSRSALDRCLRRHGVSNLRILQKERESLEGSPKSTTRQFKAYAPGFIPIDVKYLPQMPDEEQRRYLFVAIDRATRWVYLAIHENKSAESATRFLANVLANAPFVVRTVLTDNGKEFTDRFSSAGERQPTGRHPFDQLCREKRIAHRLIQPRHPQTNGMVERFNGRIAEILRAERFVSAADLQETLTRYLWAYNHRIPQRVLGHMTPIEKLRWWQTERPDLFVSRVDNVTGLDT; this comes from the coding sequence ATGCCACGTATTCATGCCAACGCCCGAACGACACCCCGAATTCGCCGTGAGATTCAACAAGCACCGGCTTCGATCAGTCACCGCGAGCTTGCCAGGCGTTACGGAATCCACCGGCACACAGTAGCGAAATGGCGTAAGCGCGCAAGCGTTGAAGACAAAAGCACCCGCCCGCACCGCCTGCAAACGACGCTTACGGAAGCGCAAGAGCTTGTGATCGTTGAGGTGCGTAAGCTCCTTTTGCTGCCTCTTGATGACCTTCTCGTTCTTGCCCGGACGTTCCTCAACCCCAATCTGAGCCGCTCAGCGCTGGATCGCTGCCTGCGTCGCCACGGGGTCTCGAACCTCAGGATACTGCAAAAGGAACGCGAAAGCCTCGAAGGCAGTCCCAAAAGCACCACGCGGCAGTTCAAAGCGTACGCACCCGGGTTCATCCCCATCGACGTCAAATACCTGCCACAAATGCCGGATGAGGAGCAGCGCCGCTACCTCTTTGTCGCGATTGATCGGGCAACGCGCTGGGTCTATTTGGCAATCCACGAGAATAAGAGCGCAGAATCGGCAACGCGCTTTCTTGCAAATGTCCTTGCCAACGCTCCTTTCGTGGTGCGTACGGTGCTGACCGATAACGGCAAGGAGTTTACCGACCGTTTCTCCTCCGCAGGCGAACGCCAACCCACGGGACGTCATCCGTTTGATCAGCTCTGTCGTGAAAAGCGCATCGCCCATCGGCTCATCCAACCCCGCCATCCGCAAACTAACGGGATGGTGGAACGCTTCAACGGCCGCATTGCCGAGATTCTGCGCGCTGAACGCTTTGTCTCGGCAGCCGACTTGCAAGAGACGCTCACGCGATACCTTTGGGCGTACAATCACCGCATTCCCCAACGCGTTTTGGGCCACATGACTCCCATTGAGAAACTGCGATGGTGGCAAACTGAGCGACCAGACCTCTTCGTTTCAAGGGTAGATAATGTCACGGGTCTTGACACGTAG
- a CDS encoding biotin--[acetyl-CoA-carboxylase] ligase — MDFPWLVWLETCESTNTWALHHADQLYSGQVIYTQAQTRGRGQYNRPWQSPQGVLTASFILPYSPAIVAPSIQAGIAVMRALSGLRPALDRHLQLKWPNDVMAQGKKLAGILCERCSPWLVVGVGLNRCVDVEAMGLPQAMSLHQLLDPWEAVPTDLELLATIRAELLWCWQRSQWVGVAAQRDFLRGRSLTLVQGEQRWQGIGLGISDRGTLQVRLTNGEVREFSSGHVIYSP, encoded by the coding sequence ATGGATTTTCCTTGGTTGGTGTGGCTAGAGACCTGTGAGAGCACAAATACATGGGCATTGCACCATGCCGATCAGCTCTATAGCGGCCAAGTCATCTATACTCAGGCACAAACACGGGGGCGAGGCCAGTACAACCGCCCTTGGCAATCCCCGCAGGGAGTGTTGACGGCCTCCTTTATTTTGCCCTATTCGCCAGCGATCGTTGCTCCCAGTATCCAAGCAGGGATAGCGGTGATGCGTGCGTTGAGTGGGCTGCGGCCAGCGCTGGATCGCCATCTGCAATTGAAGTGGCCCAATGATGTGATGGCTCAGGGGAAGAAACTGGCGGGAATTCTCTGTGAACGCTGTTCCCCTTGGTTAGTGGTGGGGGTGGGGCTTAACCGCTGTGTAGATGTTGAGGCAATGGGCCTTCCCCAAGCCATGAGTCTTCATCAGCTGCTTGATCCCTGGGAAGCCGTACCCACCGACTTGGAACTCTTGGCAACCATTCGTGCTGAACTGCTTTGGTGTTGGCAACGGTCACAGTGGGTGGGGGTCGCTGCGCAGCGAGACTTTCTGCGGGGGCGATCGCTCACGCTTGTTCAGGGAGAACAGAGGTGGCAGGGCATCGGTCTGGGAATTAGCGATCGCGGGACATTGCAGGTGCGCCTAACCAACGGCGAAGTGCGGGAATTTAGCAGTGGCCATGTGATCTACAGCCCCTAG